CATGCCGACCGTTCACCATCGTTATGCCAACGTCGACGGTCACCGCCTGTTCTACCGCGAGGCCGGCGATCGACGTTCGCCCACGGTTGTTCTCCTGCACGGGTTTCCAACCAGCTCGTTCATGTTTCGCAACCTCATCCCGGAACTCGCCGACCGCTTCCACGTCGTGGCCCCCGACCACCTGGGCTTCGGACTGTCCGACGCGCCGTCCGTCCACGAATTCGACTACACCTTCGACGCACTGACCGATCTGACCGCCGGGTTACTGAGCGGCCTGGGCATCGACCGGTACGCCCTGTACGTGCAGGACTACGGCGCACCCATCGGGTGGCGCCTGGCGCTGCGCGACCCGTCCGCGATCACCGCGATCGTCAGCCAGAACGGCAATGGTTATGACGCCGGTTTCGTCGAGGACTTCTGGAAGACGGTGTGGGCCTACCAGGACGACCCGACGGCCGAGAGCGAGGCCGCGGTGCGGCA
This genomic stretch from Mycobacterium paragordonae harbors:
- a CDS encoding alpha/beta fold hydrolase, with amino-acid sequence MPTVHHRYANVDGHRLFYREAGDRRSPTVVLLHGFPTSSFMFRNLIPELADRFHVVAPDHLGFGLSDAPSVHEFDYTFDALTDLTAGLLSGLGIDRYALYVQDYGAPIGWRLALRDPSAITAIVSQNGNGYDAGFVEDFWKTVWAYQDDPTAESEAAVRQFLTLDATRWQYLTGVPDETLVDPECWHHDFALISRPGNDLVQLKLFRDYATNAPLYPRLHEYFRASGVPLLAVWGRGDEIFGPAGATAFTTDLPQAEVHLLDGGHFLLESAHAEVAELCRTFLAGQRMAA